The Juglans microcarpa x Juglans regia isolate MS1-56 chromosome 2D, Jm3101_v1.0, whole genome shotgun sequence DNA window AAGTTACATACTAtttaattctataatttctGGAGAAAAGGAAGAATGATCAAATGGTTGCAAGCATTGACCATATAGCTATCTACCAATAAATGCCTGGCCTTGGGACTTTTGCCTTGCTCTGAACTTGAAATACCTTTGAGGTATTAGATTGCGAGTAGGCGCTGAACAATCTTTAACCAGCAAGCATTCATCTGTATACATCCATTACATGCCTTCAACCTTGTATCTTTGCAGCAAAGGGGTCTTTCCATTCCATGAGGGTCCCAAGCTACCAAAGCCACAATCCTCacacatttcttcttcttcttctcctgctTTTCCCCATAAAACAGCATAAAACCCAATTGATATTATTACTGCTCCAACAACACTGCAACAGCattaagatttagaaaaaacaactGAACTGTGAAGAGATATACACAAGCTACTAAAAGCAAATTGCAGTTGCTGCTTTGAACTGATTTAAATGCTCAACTCCCAAaaattgataagaaaaaaagtaatgagagaGAGGATTCTGTACCTCCCAAGATAGAGAGCATCTCCAAGGAATATTACACCCATAGCAGCTGCAATAGCAATCGACAACGGCTTGAAGATTGATATATACACAGGCCCCTTCAAGCGAAGTCCCCAGGAGTGAACAACAGTTGCGAAGGTTAAAGAAAATCCCTGCTCACAGAGAATTCCTCAGGTCAGACATTACCAAAAGGCTGCTTTGCCATGGTAGTCCATTAGTTTCTTACCGAGTATACAATGGCAACCAGTGCTATATCAGGTTTTAGTCTCCAATCGCTCATGTTTGCTTCTGCCATTAAAGATACTGGTGCAGATATAATTGTCCCACACAAGTTGTATAAGAAGACCACAATTATCTCCGATGGATACATTTTCATAACTTGAGTCTGTAAAAAACGCTGCAAAATCTGAATCTAGCTTCTTTGAATTGTAGAAGAGTAGTACAATACTCAAGACGGTGGAAAGTACCTGAACAATGTACCAGATTGAAACAAGAAGGTACTCAAGAGCAATTAAAAGCCCACCTATCACCCAATTCGTTTGTGATGAGCCCAGACTAAATCGAAGTGAAAGGGATGGTGATTGAGATGAGATCGATATGAGTGTGGGGCCCTCATAGAGAACCACTACAAGTGCACCTGATATTGATACTACAGTGCCCACGACTTTAACCAGAGTACTTGCCCTTCTCAAAGCTAACTGTTCCATCCTTTTCGAAGCACCCATTTAAGGTTAAGAGGAGAGGAAATAGAAAGTTCAGATGACAGTTACCAACAAGAAATGGATTAAGCAAACTCAGTGACTAAAGAACTGACTTCATGGACCTTCTCATTTGCATGATTAACAACAATCAAACCATAATAATGCATCTAGTACTACACATCTATGAGAAGGGTTAAagattaaaacataataaaagaacAATCACTCAGAAATACACGAAGTAGGAGAATGAAAAGTATGATTACCTACATCATATTTCATTACCAGTCCATTTTGTAATTCTTAGTGCCCCACATCGTCCCAAAACAAATCATGCAGTGCCATCACAATGCCTAATTAAAGATCATTCTATGATATGTATCTTTACAATCAACCAATCAAACGAATTCGTGCATCAAAAGCAACTTTAATAGGGAGCAAAAAAATGCCTGCACATACAAACTATCAATATGCCGCTCCTAATGACTTTCGCAAGGAATAGGCTTTTTCCATAATAATCATTGAAATGACCGATGATTTAAAAACTCCCCTCCACTAACCACAAGCCCGCACTTAAGAGACttattacataaaatacaaGCAACAATATTATCTATACAAACTAAAATGTAACTCCAAGCAACAGTAAGAAAGAATGGAGAAACCTGAATATGACAGCAAGTATGAAAGTAAAAGCCGGTGTGAGGTTGCTGACAGCTGAAGCCAGAGTCGGCGAACTGTATTCTATGCCTTTGTATCCACATATCGTAGATAGATACCTGCCCTAATTACATTGGTCATCCAACATAAGAAAAAGGATTCCCTTTTTTGTCTCTTCTTCCCGTTTTTCATATCCCCAaatctcaaaagaaagaaagaaaaactagaaCTGCTTCCTGTGAATCATTTTCTTACCCAAGCATACCGAGGAGGAAAATTCTATAGAGGAGGGACCACTCCAACGTAGGAAGCCCAGTCGTTCTATATGCATCAGATCAGAACCAGTAAGAACAAATATTCTAATATGTATTTCCAATTGGCTCTATGAGAAATTATTGTATGTATTATGCAGAGCGTAGAGAATCAGGTTAAGAGACAGACCGGCCAAAGATGAAGGCCAAGGGGAGGAGAACAAGGGTAGATACGGCGTAGGAGTAAGCAGTGAAGACTTGGTAACTCAAACCTTGCAGAGTGGCTGCTTTGAAGAGGACGTTTAAGACGACATTGGTGCACTCAGAAGTAACCATGGCTAAAAATGGCAGAACATCCTTGTAAAAATAGCTGCTCCCTGCcatctctctgatctctctctcaatttacTTGTTTCTCTGCAGCATCCTCGAAATTTGCATATTGTTTTACTGAATAAAAAAACCTCCCAATAGTTTTTTGTGACATCATTAATGCATCCAAAACCAGAGTATCCCCTCATGGGTTTTGTTCTGAATCCTGATGAAGAAATGGTTGACAGTTGACTGTTCGGTAGCGGGTGAAAAGTGACTGGAGTCGGGACCTACAAAAAATCCAGACCTGGACATCGGATCCGGGTCGGTTAAAAGTGaaatcagtatttaaaacaAGAGTGAGCTACTCTGCcgtctcactttttttttaatatatttaaatattttttaaaaataaaaaaaatacatcattatatttaaaatcacttcattCATTattcggttaaaaaaaaaaaaaaataccaagctATCAAACTGAGCGATAACTTTGAGGCGGCAGACTAGCATTagtcttaaaacaaaaatgctaGTCACCAAATATTGCATccgacaaatttttttttttaattattattattattattattattattaacttaatatttaatatttaaagaagtatttttttagtgatattatgattttttttttttaaaaaataagaatataaaaaaataataaaaaacactttttatttttatcggATCTCGTGCTAGTACTGCTCTATTTAAAATTCAGAAGTTATAAGAGTGATACTACAGCCACCAAAAAAGTGACTTGAAGAAATTTTCTTaatagtgtattttattttatttttatgtatttttttaatcatcataaacatttttaaaaaaaataaaaactttacaatataattaaaaaatatttttttaatcactaaagttaaaaaaaaaaaagtcattcagaacacaaattcaaaactcaaattcGAAACCAAAAGCATTTCTCAAGTTATGACccatttaagaaaatattagtcAGATATTGAATATTTGCTCCTTCTCAGCCACATGACTTGTATATTAGAATTGCAAATCTATTGACACGCGTAAAAATGTCTCCCATTTTGTtgtacacttttttttataggta harbors:
- the LOC121251009 gene encoding WAT1-related protein At5g40230-like, coding for MAGSSYFYKDVLPFLAMVTSECTNVVLNVLFKAATLQGLSYQVFTAYSYAVSTLVLLPLAFIFGRTTGLPTLEWSLLYRIFLLGMLGYLSTICGYKGIEYSSPTLASAVSNLTPAFTFILAVIFRMEQLALRRASTLVKVVGTVVSISGALVVVLYEGPTLISISSQSPSLSLRFSLGSSQTNWVIGGLLIALEYLLVSIWYIVQTQVMKMYPSEIIVVFLYNLCGTIISAPVSLMAEANMSDWRLKPDIALVAIVYSGFSLTFATVVHSWGLRLKGPVYISIFKPLSIAIAAAMGVIFLGDALYLGSVVGAVIISIGFYAVLWGKAGEEEEEMCEDCGFGSLGPSWNGKTPLLQRYKVEGM